A single genomic interval of Brevundimonas diminuta harbors:
- a CDS encoding ABC transporter ATP-binding protein: protein MANVRLVDVKKAFGAVEVLKGVDLEIADGEFVVFVGPSGCGKSTLLRTIAGLEEATTGQVQIGDRVVNDLSPSDRGIAMVFQSYALYPHMTAYENMAFGLKLAKTDKGEIDRRVRAAAEALSITDYLDRKPKAMSGGQRQRVAIGRAIVREPEVFLFDEPLSNLDAALRVRMRYEFARLHAELKTTMIYVTHDQVEAMTLADRIVVLNAGRIEQVGSPMDLYENPANLFVAGFIGSPKMNLLTAEIVEASATGATVKTTAGETIRIAVNAASAKPGDAVTLGVRPEHLTLNDAGDALSAEVMFVETLGATTMAHLKHPATPDTLTVQLAGELRARAGERLTLHVPAEQAHLFDADGKAFKRF from the coding sequence ATGGCGAACGTCCGTCTGGTCGACGTGAAGAAGGCGTTCGGCGCCGTCGAGGTGCTGAAGGGCGTCGATCTGGAGATTGCCGACGGCGAATTCGTCGTCTTCGTCGGCCCGTCGGGCTGCGGCAAGTCCACCCTGCTGCGCACCATCGCCGGTCTGGAAGAGGCGACGACGGGCCAGGTTCAGATCGGCGACCGCGTGGTCAACGACCTGTCGCCGTCGGACCGGGGCATCGCCATGGTGTTCCAGTCCTACGCGCTCTACCCGCACATGACGGCCTATGAGAACATGGCCTTCGGCCTGAAGCTGGCCAAGACGGACAAGGGCGAGATCGACCGCCGGGTCCGCGCCGCCGCCGAGGCGCTCAGCATCACCGACTATCTCGATCGCAAGCCCAAGGCGATGTCGGGTGGCCAGCGCCAGCGGGTCGCCATCGGCCGCGCCATTGTGCGCGAGCCCGAGGTCTTCCTGTTCGACGAGCCCCTGTCCAACCTGGACGCCGCCCTGCGCGTGCGGATGCGCTATGAGTTCGCGCGACTGCACGCCGAGCTGAAGACCACGATGATCTATGTCACCCACGACCAGGTCGAGGCCATGACCCTGGCCGACCGGATCGTGGTGCTGAACGCCGGTCGGATCGAACAGGTCGGCTCGCCCATGGACCTGTACGAAAACCCCGCCAACCTGTTCGTCGCCGGCTTCATCGGCAGTCCCAAGATGAACCTTCTGACCGCCGAGATCGTGGAGGCGTCGGCGACCGGCGCGACGGTGAAGACCACGGCCGGCGAGACGATCCGGATCGCCGTGAACGCCGCTTCGGCCAAGCCCGGCGACGCCGTCACCCTGGGCGTCCGCCCCGAGCATCTGACCCTCAACGACGCCGGCGACGCCCTGAGCGCCGAGGTCATGTTCGTCGAGACCCTGGGCGCCACGACCATGGCGCACCTGAAACATCCGGCGACGCCAGACACGCTGACGGTTCAGCTGGCGGGCGAACTGCGGGCCAGGGCGGGCGAGCGACTGACGCTGCACGTGCCCGCCGAACAGGCGCACCTGTTCGACGCGGACGGGAAAGCCTTCAAGCGCTTTTAA
- a CDS encoding carbohydrate ABC transporter permease — translation MTVVDPTLVKVKPSRGRGARERAAWAFVAPAMLAIGLFFAIPVIAALLLSLTDFDIYALANLDNLRFVGLQNYERLLTNPLFWGAMKNTLTFAVLGVPLSIAASLAAAVILNARVVKWRPIWRVMFFAPYVTTLVATAVVWRYLLHTRYGVINWGLESIGLPAVDWLGDPSTSIPAILMFVVWKIFGYNMLIFLAVLQTVPDDLYEAARIDGAGPWKQFRHVTLPAIAPTMLLVSIISVASFFQLFAEPYVMTQGGPAQSTVTVLYFMYEEGFKWWNLGSASAVAFVLFLCILAITLVQLAVAKRVGAYQ, via the coding sequence ATGACCGTCGTCGACCCGACACTGGTCAAAGTGAAGCCGTCGCGCGGACGCGGCGCGCGCGAACGGGCCGCCTGGGCCTTCGTCGCCCCGGCCATGCTCGCCATCGGCCTGTTCTTCGCCATTCCGGTGATCGCAGCCCTGCTGCTCAGCCTGACCGACTTCGACATCTACGCCTTGGCGAACCTGGACAATCTGCGTTTCGTCGGCTTGCAGAACTATGAGCGGCTGCTGACCAACCCCCTGTTCTGGGGGGCGATGAAGAACACCCTGACCTTCGCGGTCCTCGGCGTGCCCCTGTCCATCGCCGCGTCCCTGGCGGCGGCGGTGATCCTGAATGCGCGGGTCGTGAAGTGGCGGCCGATCTGGCGAGTGATGTTCTTCGCCCCCTATGTCACGACCCTGGTCGCGACGGCGGTGGTCTGGCGCTATCTGCTGCATACCCGGTACGGCGTCATCAACTGGGGGCTGGAAAGCATCGGCCTGCCCGCCGTGGATTGGCTGGGCGACCCGTCGACCTCGATCCCGGCGATCCTGATGTTCGTGGTGTGGAAGATCTTTGGCTACAATATGCTGATCTTCCTGGCGGTGCTTCAGACCGTGCCGGACGACCTGTACGAGGCCGCTCGCATCGACGGCGCCGGGCCGTGGAAGCAGTTCCGCCATGTGACCCTGCCGGCCATCGCGCCGACCATGCTGCTGGTGTCGATCATCTCGGTCGCCAGCTTCTTCCAGCTGTTCGCCGAACCCTATGTGATGACCCAAGGCGGACCGGCCCAGAGCACGGTGACGGTGCTCTACTTCATGTACGAAGAGGGCTTCAAATGGTGGAACCTGGGCTCCGCCAGCGCCGTCGCTTTCGTCCTGTTCCTGTGCATCCTGGCGATCACCCTGGTCCAGTTGGCGGTGGCCAAGCGGGTGGGGGCCTATCAATGA
- a CDS encoding sugar ABC transporter substrate-binding protein, whose protein sequence is MSLTAHRRAALALMAGGAAAACTPRRDGETVLRFWAMGNEGGTVGQLMPEFERRNPGVRVSVQPLPWTAAHEKLLTAYAGASLPDVSQIGNTWVAELTAIGALSPTPPEAANLLTDQFPAVLETNEIAGRAMTTPWYVDTRLLFYRKDLLARAGFDTPPEDWAEWKRAMHAIKRVAGGDNYAILLPLNEFEQLLTFGLQIDEPLLRDRDTRGNFSNPGFVAALAFYRSLFAEQLAPLASSTQISNVWTEFARGYFSFYFSGPWSVGDFRSKLPASFQPNWATAGVPGPNGLGASAPGGSSLAVFKSSPHQEAAWALVRYLSEPAVQARFNTIVGDLPARQSAWDIAGVERDPMLAPFRGQLARAKAVPKVPEWERIVTEMQIVAERMVRGEYTPEAAAAEIDRRADRLLEKRRWMMEQGRAV, encoded by the coding sequence ATGAGTCTGACGGCCCATAGACGTGCCGCGCTGGCCCTGATGGCGGGAGGAGCGGCTGCGGCCTGCACCCCACGCCGCGACGGCGAGACCGTGCTGCGCTTCTGGGCCATGGGCAATGAGGGCGGAACGGTGGGCCAGTTGATGCCCGAGTTCGAGCGCCGCAATCCGGGCGTCCGCGTCTCGGTCCAGCCCCTGCCGTGGACGGCGGCGCACGAAAAGCTGCTGACCGCATACGCCGGGGCCTCGCTGCCGGACGTCAGCCAGATCGGCAACACCTGGGTGGCGGAGCTGACCGCCATCGGCGCCCTGTCCCCGACGCCGCCCGAAGCCGCCAACCTGCTGACCGATCAGTTTCCAGCGGTGCTGGAGACCAACGAGATCGCCGGCCGCGCCATGACCACGCCCTGGTATGTCGACACACGGCTGCTGTTCTATCGCAAGGATCTGCTGGCGCGGGCCGGCTTCGACACTCCGCCCGAGGACTGGGCCGAATGGAAGCGGGCCATGCATGCGATCAAGCGTGTGGCCGGCGGCGACAACTACGCCATCCTGCTGCCGTTGAACGAGTTCGAGCAGCTTCTGACCTTCGGGCTTCAGATCGATGAGCCGCTGCTGCGGGATCGGGATACGCGCGGAAACTTCTCCAACCCCGGCTTCGTCGCGGCCCTGGCCTTCTATCGCAGTCTGTTCGCCGAGCAGTTGGCGCCGCTGGCCTCGTCGACCCAGATCTCCAACGTCTGGACCGAGTTCGCCAGGGGCTATTTCAGCTTCTACTTTTCGGGCCCGTGGAGCGTCGGCGATTTCCGCAGCAAGCTGCCCGCGTCGTTCCAGCCGAACTGGGCCACGGCGGGCGTGCCGGGACCGAATGGCCTGGGCGCCTCGGCGCCGGGCGGGTCCAGCCTGGCGGTCTTCAAATCCTCCCCGCATCAGGAGGCGGCCTGGGCCCTGGTCCGCTATCTGTCCGAGCCGGCGGTGCAGGCCCGGTTCAACACCATCGTCGGCGACCTGCCCGCGCGCCAGAGCGCCTGGGACATCGCTGGCGTGGAGCGTGATCCGATGCTGGCGCCGTTCCGGGGGCAACTGGCGCGGGCCAAGGCCGTGCCCAAGGTGCCGGAATGGGAGCGGATCGTGACCGAGATGCAGATCGTCGCCGAACGGATGGTGCGCGGCGAATATACGCCTGAGGCCGCCGCCGCCGAGATCGACCGCCGCGCCGACCGCCTGCTGGAGAAGCGTCGCTGGATGATGGAACAGGGCAGGGCCGTATGA
- a CDS encoding carbohydrate ABC transporter permease, producing the protein MKIRAILLNLAVGLIALIVLFPLVWMVSVSFMATGEAAVFPPPLLPSHWTLEHYRDLFLNQGMGRNLWNSFALATLATILALGFTVPAGYAFAKLKFAGRERLFQFLVAALVVPAQIGTLPLFLMLKSMGLVNTYAGALVPWLASIFGLFLVRQYALSIPDEMLEAARIDGASEGQIFRRVVLPTLQPIIVTLGLFVFLGSWNDFLWPLIILTDQSNYTLPVALAALSREHVQDIELMMAGAVVTVAPVLILFLALQRYYIRGMLAGSVKG; encoded by the coding sequence ATGAAAATCCGCGCGATCCTGCTCAATCTCGCGGTCGGGCTCATCGCCCTGATCGTGCTGTTTCCGCTGGTCTGGATGGTGTCGGTCAGCTTCATGGCGACCGGCGAGGCGGCCGTCTTTCCGCCGCCGCTGCTGCCCTCGCACTGGACGCTGGAGCATTATCGCGACCTGTTCCTGAACCAAGGGATGGGGCGGAATCTGTGGAACAGTTTCGCCTTGGCGACCCTGGCAACGATCCTTGCGCTGGGTTTCACGGTTCCCGCCGGCTACGCTTTCGCCAAGCTGAAGTTCGCGGGACGCGAGCGGCTGTTCCAGTTCCTGGTCGCCGCCCTGGTGGTGCCGGCCCAGATCGGCACCCTGCCGCTGTTCCTGATGCTGAAGTCGATGGGGCTGGTGAACACCTATGCCGGCGCCCTGGTGCCTTGGCTGGCGTCCATCTTCGGCCTGTTCCTGGTGCGCCAATATGCGCTGAGCATTCCCGACGAAATGCTGGAGGCCGCGCGGATCGACGGGGCTAGCGAGGGCCAGATTTTCCGCCGCGTCGTCCTGCCGACCTTGCAGCCGATCATCGTGACCCTGGGCCTGTTCGTCTTCCTGGGCAGCTGGAACGACTTCCTGTGGCCCCTGATCATTCTCACTGACCAGTCGAACTACACCCTGCCGGTGGCGCTCGCGGCCCTGTCGCGCGAGCATGTGCAGGACATCGAACTGATGATGGCCGGCGCCGTCGTCACGGTCGCGCCCGTGCTGATCCTCTTCCTCGCCCTGCAACGCTACTACATCCGCGGCATGCTCGCGGGCAGCGTGAAGGGTTGA
- a CDS encoding TonB-dependent receptor domain-containing protein, whose translation MTKRNFLMTTASIAWLATVAAAQAQEASRVDDVVVTGSRIAGGERIAPVETVARETLAAAGIADASQLVRVVTANSGSEAQVDQLNQPQSSGTAQFNLRNLGLGSTLVLVDGQRWTNSAVVATDGSGFVDINSLVPMIALQRVEVVKDGASAVYGSDAVAGVVNFITRRGVERPEVSAKYAVADGSEESVIEALGGVRLLGGDLTLAASHFHRSALGSDERGFTQAERYGRAAWTAVTSYGQPGSYFRPSRNGFSPDPACGDPAFGSAYLNTPTDSFCRLDYSDFFDLAPEETRTQLFADYRRPVGDMTLSLQGAWSATNTIARQSPSLPILARSLTVPATHPDNPFGEAVLFRGRLLGAEAGASQAEFDYRTWRLAAGLDGRFGNGWAWNLSATSSRQHVAYDKPDTIGSALQNALSGLGGAVCNPATGAPGVGACQYFNPFGSAYLGTGTANSAALIDSLIGSTGLRGAATLTTADASTGGEALAWAGGSVDLAVGAQYRRSGFRHDWSGLVNRGDLLTAGVSPDFEGDQEALAAFAEARLHLGDRIEAQLAGRYETYDGNEGRFSPKAAIRWDVTDALALRASWGQGFRAPSVYAQSGAQASQPSVFDRGAFVFVNTLTSGRADLKPEKSESLNLGAVWTPIDGLELGVDAWRFDYADQVVKESAQALINQAAADTAAGRTGTEAQSRITRSASGALTFVQLYFINASSIETQGIDLSARYRRGLWGGQATASATWTYVDAYDIRLDASAAKVSGVGSTNLNNIGRSLPRNRGEFALGWSGGANAVTALVHYTDGYANDRSGITDASIASQTTVDLLYSRTIGADLALSVGVVNVADKAPPLAQFALGYDPVVADPRGRVVSIGLSKRF comes from the coding sequence ATGACAAAGCGCAACTTCTTGATGACGACAGCCTCGATCGCCTGGTTGGCGACGGTTGCGGCCGCCCAGGCCCAGGAGGCGTCGCGCGTGGACGATGTGGTCGTCACCGGCTCCCGGATTGCAGGCGGCGAGCGGATCGCGCCGGTGGAGACCGTGGCCCGCGAGACGTTGGCCGCCGCCGGGATCGCCGATGCCTCTCAGCTGGTCCGGGTGGTCACGGCCAACTCGGGCTCCGAGGCCCAGGTCGATCAGTTGAACCAGCCGCAGAGTTCGGGCACGGCCCAGTTCAACCTGCGCAATCTCGGCCTCGGCTCGACCCTGGTCCTAGTGGACGGCCAGCGCTGGACCAACAGCGCCGTGGTGGCGACGGACGGCTCGGGCTTCGTCGACATCAACTCGCTGGTTCCGATGATCGCCCTGCAACGGGTCGAGGTGGTCAAGGACGGGGCTTCGGCGGTGTATGGCTCGGACGCGGTGGCGGGGGTGGTCAACTTCATCACCCGGCGGGGCGTGGAGCGCCCCGAGGTCAGCGCCAAATATGCCGTCGCCGACGGGTCGGAAGAGAGCGTGATCGAGGCGCTCGGCGGGGTTCGCTTGCTGGGCGGCGACCTGACGCTGGCGGCCTCGCATTTCCATCGCTCGGCCCTGGGGTCGGACGAGCGGGGCTTTACCCAGGCCGAGCGTTACGGCCGCGCGGCCTGGACCGCCGTGACCAGCTATGGCCAGCCGGGTTCCTATTTCCGACCCAGCCGCAATGGGTTTTCGCCCGATCCGGCGTGCGGCGATCCGGCGTTCGGCAGCGCCTATCTGAACACGCCGACCGACAGCTTCTGTCGGCTGGACTATTCGGACTTCTTCGACCTGGCGCCGGAGGAGACGCGCACGCAGCTGTTCGCCGATTATCGTCGACCGGTCGGCGACATGACCCTGTCGCTGCAAGGAGCGTGGTCGGCGACGAACACCATCGCGCGCCAGTCGCCGTCGCTGCCGATCCTGGCGCGGTCGCTGACCGTGCCGGCGACCCATCCCGACAATCCGTTCGGCGAGGCGGTGCTGTTCCGGGGGCGGCTGCTGGGGGCGGAGGCCGGCGCGTCGCAGGCGGAGTTCGACTATCGCACCTGGCGTCTGGCGGCCGGGCTGGATGGGCGTTTCGGCAATGGCTGGGCCTGGAACCTGTCGGCGACCAGCAGCCGCCAGCACGTCGCCTATGACAAGCCGGACACCATCGGCAGCGCCTTGCAGAACGCCCTGAGCGGCCTGGGCGGGGCAGTCTGCAATCCCGCGACGGGGGCGCCCGGCGTCGGCGCCTGTCAGTATTTCAACCCGTTCGGCAGCGCCTATCTGGGGACCGGGACGGCGAACAGCGCCGCCCTGATCGACAGCCTGATCGGCTCGACCGGCCTACGGGGCGCGGCGACCCTGACGACGGCGGACGCCTCGACCGGCGGCGAGGCCCTGGCCTGGGCCGGCGGGTCGGTCGATCTCGCCGTCGGCGCCCAGTATCGCCGCAGCGGCTTCCGCCACGACTGGAGCGGTCTGGTGAACCGGGGCGATCTGCTGACGGCGGGCGTGTCGCCGGACTTCGAGGGCGATCAGGAAGCCTTGGCCGCCTTCGCCGAAGCCCGCCTCCATCTGGGCGACCGGATCGAGGCGCAGTTGGCCGGGCGCTACGAAACCTACGACGGCAACGAGGGCCGGTTCAGCCCGAAGGCCGCGATCCGGTGGGACGTCACCGATGCCCTGGCCCTGCGCGCGTCGTGGGGGCAGGGGTTCCGGGCGCCGTCGGTCTATGCCCAGTCTGGGGCGCAGGCATCGCAGCCGTCGGTGTTCGACCGGGGGGCGTTCGTCTTCGTCAACACCCTGACCTCGGGCCGGGCCGACCTGAAGCCCGAGAAGTCCGAGAGCCTGAACCTGGGCGCAGTCTGGACGCCGATCGACGGGCTGGAACTGGGCGTGGACGCCTGGCGGTTCGACTATGCCGATCAGGTGGTCAAGGAGTCGGCCCAGGCCCTCATCAACCAGGCGGCGGCCGACACGGCGGCGGGGCGGACCGGCACGGAGGCCCAAAGCCGGATCACCCGCTCGGCCAGCGGCGCCCTGACCTTCGTGCAGCTGTATTTCATCAACGCCTCGTCCATCGAGACCCAAGGGATCGACCTGTCGGCCCGCTATCGGCGCGGCCTGTGGGGAGGGCAGGCGACGGCCTCGGCGACCTGGACCTATGTGGACGCCTATGACATCCGGCTGGACGCGTCGGCCGCAAAGGTGTCGGGCGTCGGTTCGACCAACCTGAACAACATCGGCCGGTCCCTGCCGCGCAATCGCGGGGAGTTCGCCCTGGGCTGGAGCGGCGGGGCGAATGCGGTGACGGCTTTGGTCCACTATACCGACGGATATGCCAACGACCGCAGCGGCATCACCGACGCCAGCATCGCCAGCCAGACGACGGTCGATCTGCTCTACAGCCGCACGATCGGCGCCGACCTTGCTCTGTCGGTCGGGGTGGTCAATGTGGCCGACAAGGCCCCGCCGCTGGCGCAGTTCGCCCTGGGCTATGACCCGGTCGTGGCCGATCCGCGCGGGCGGGTGGTCAGCATTGGCCTGAGCAAAAGGTTCTGA
- a CDS encoding discoidin domain-containing protein, with translation MRNLLLAAASVLTLALAAPAVAQETRVLDSMDDATRWEASASTDVHAAVSAVAGHDGRAVRLDYDFDGKAGYAVLSRPLPFDLPENYEISFWVRGAGPTNTFEVKLTDASADNVWWKQTARYDFPDGWTRFVIKRRQVSKAWGPSPEAILRRAERVEFVVVAAEGGKGSVEIDQLTLRALPVDPPVPPQPIASDGRTASTAANAVDLDLKTAWTPPVGEASALTLDLGYEREFGGLTLRWGERGAASDYRVSASMDGRDWQPLTTVTGGNGGVDWLRTPEATARWLRLEPLKPVPASDVVGSSGAGQRLDAGQATTYALNEIEVEPLTFGADPTVFLEAVAKENRRGLYPRGFSGEQSYWTLVGVDGGGESGLIGEDGAVELRRAGPSIEPFVVDNGRLITWADVNIEQGLKDGDLPIPSVTWTADDWTLKITSFADGPADQAQLWGRYDLTNTSSRPRTLTLGLAARPMQVNAPRQFLAIPGGVSPVETIGWDGAELKLNDTVRVQPLAAPDQVALATFDAGSDPQSLILPSARRPAAEVMTTTDATGLAAGALTYEVTLQPGETRTVGWVSQLSGDALAPEPMGQAAEVLNAVETRLAAEWREKLDRVDLTLPPAAQRIEEALKSSLAHMLMSRQGPILQPGTRSYNRSWIRDGAMMAEGLNRLGMAEHSADYLRWYAPYVFENGKVPCCVDARGADPVPENDSQGEFVFLAAETYRYTRDEALLRQVWPQVQKAIAYMDELRASTRTTAFQAPDQRHLYGLLPPTISHEGYSDKAAYSYWDDFWGLLGYKDAVFIAETLGDVDAAARYAAARDQFAADIRASITATAVHHGIDWIAGAADRGDFDATSTTIALSPAGEQDNLPPELLAQTFDRYWENFQNRLTNRTAWKDYTPYEWRLVGAYVRLGQKDRALAVLDFLMADRRPEAWNGWAEVVGREKREPRFIGDMPHAWISSDYIRSALDLFAYERDRDHALVLAAGVPEVWLDTKEGVGVRDLRTAYGPLTYAYRKERQGYVLTLGDGATPPGGFVLQWPAGQGRPERVRIDGRAAAWAGDELVIPADARRVVLN, from the coding sequence ATGCGTAATCTCCTGCTGGCCGCCGCCTCGGTCCTGACCCTTGCTCTGGCCGCGCCCGCCGTCGCCCAGGAAACGCGCGTTCTCGACAGCATGGACGACGCGACGCGGTGGGAGGCCAGCGCCTCGACCGACGTTCACGCCGCCGTCTCCGCCGTCGCGGGGCATGACGGGCGGGCGGTGCGGCTTGACTACGATTTCGACGGCAAGGCGGGTTATGCGGTGCTCAGCAGGCCGCTGCCGTTCGACCTGCCCGAGAATTACGAGATCAGTTTCTGGGTGCGGGGCGCCGGGCCGACCAACACCTTCGAGGTCAAGCTGACCGACGCCTCGGCGGACAATGTCTGGTGGAAGCAGACGGCGCGCTACGACTTCCCCGACGGCTGGACCAGGTTCGTCATCAAACGCCGTCAGGTTTCCAAAGCTTGGGGGCCAAGCCCTGAAGCCATCCTGCGTCGCGCGGAGCGGGTCGAGTTCGTCGTGGTCGCGGCGGAGGGCGGCAAGGGCTCGGTCGAGATCGATCAACTGACCCTGCGCGCCCTGCCGGTCGATCCGCCGGTTCCGCCCCAGCCGATCGCCAGCGATGGACGAACGGCGTCGACCGCCGCCAACGCCGTCGATCTCGACTTGAAAACCGCCTGGACCCCGCCGGTGGGCGAGGCGTCGGCCTTGACGCTGGACTTGGGCTACGAGCGCGAGTTCGGCGGGCTGACCCTGCGCTGGGGCGAGCGGGGCGCGGCGAGTGACTATCGCGTTTCCGCCTCGATGGACGGGCGCGATTGGCAGCCGCTGACGACGGTTACGGGCGGCAACGGCGGCGTCGATTGGCTGCGGACGCCCGAGGCGACGGCGCGCTGGCTGAGACTTGAGCCGCTGAAGCCCGTTCCCGCCTCCGATGTGGTCGGCTCGTCCGGCGCGGGCCAGCGGCTGGACGCGGGTCAGGCCACGACCTATGCCTTAAACGAGATCGAGGTCGAACCGCTGACGTTCGGCGCGGACCCCACGGTGTTTCTGGAAGCCGTGGCCAAGGAAAACCGGCGCGGCCTCTATCCACGCGGCTTCTCCGGCGAGCAGTCCTACTGGACCCTGGTCGGTGTCGATGGGGGCGGCGAGAGCGGCCTGATCGGCGAGGATGGCGCCGTCGAACTGCGTCGCGCCGGGCCCAGTATCGAACCCTTCGTGGTCGATAACGGGCGGCTGATCACTTGGGCCGACGTCAATATCGAGCAGGGGCTGAAGGACGGCGACCTGCCGATCCCGTCCGTGACCTGGACCGCCGACGACTGGACGCTGAAGATCACCAGCTTCGCCGACGGACCGGCCGATCAGGCGCAGCTCTGGGGCCGTTACGACCTGACCAACACCTCCAGCCGGCCCCGCACCCTGACGCTGGGCCTGGCGGCGCGCCCGATGCAGGTCAATGCGCCGCGTCAGTTCCTGGCCATTCCCGGCGGGGTCAGTCCGGTGGAGACGATCGGCTGGGACGGCGCCGAACTCAAGCTGAATGATACAGTGCGGGTGCAGCCGCTGGCGGCCCCGGATCAGGTCGCGCTGGCGACCTTCGACGCCGGCAGCGATCCGCAGTCCCTGATCCTCCCGTCTGCCCGGCGACCGGCCGCCGAGGTCATGACGACGACCGACGCCACAGGTCTGGCCGCCGGCGCCCTGACCTACGAGGTGACGCTGCAGCCCGGCGAGACGCGCACGGTCGGCTGGGTCTCACAACTGTCGGGCGACGCGCTGGCGCCCGAGCCGATGGGGCAGGCGGCGGAAGTGCTGAACGCGGTCGAGACCCGGCTGGCCGCCGAATGGCGCGAGAAGCTGGATCGGGTGGATCTGACCCTGCCGCCCGCCGCCCAGCGGATCGAGGAGGCGCTGAAATCCTCGCTGGCCCATATGCTGATGTCGCGTCAGGGGCCGATCCTGCAACCCGGCACGCGCAGCTACAACCGCTCCTGGATCCGCGACGGGGCCATGATGGCCGAGGGACTGAACAGGCTGGGCATGGCCGAGCATTCGGCCGACTATCTGCGCTGGTACGCCCCCTATGTGTTCGAGAACGGCAAGGTGCCGTGCTGTGTCGATGCGCGCGGCGCCGATCCGGTGCCCGAGAACGACAGCCAAGGCGAGTTCGTCTTCCTGGCCGCCGAAACCTATCGCTACACCAGGGACGAGGCCCTGCTGCGCCAGGTCTGGCCGCAGGTGCAAAAGGCGATCGCCTATATGGACGAACTGCGCGCCTCGACCCGCACGACGGCCTTCCAGGCGCCGGACCAGCGTCACCTCTACGGCCTGCTGCCGCCGACGATCAGCCACGAGGGCTATTCGGACAAGGCGGCCTATTCCTACTGGGACGATTTCTGGGGCCTGCTGGGCTACAAGGACGCGGTCTTCATCGCCGAAACCCTGGGCGATGTCGACGCCGCCGCTCGCTATGCGGCGGCGCGGGATCAGTTCGCCGCCGACATCCGCGCGTCGATTACAGCGACGGCGGTCCATCATGGCATCGACTGGATCGCGGGCGCTGCGGACCGGGGCGATTTCGACGCCACCTCGACCACCATCGCCCTGTCGCCGGCCGGCGAACAGGATAACCTGCCGCCCGAACTTCTGGCCCAAACCTTCGATCGTTATTGGGAAAACTTCCAGAACCGTCTGACCAACCGCACGGCGTGGAAGGACTACACCCCCTACGAATGGCGGCTGGTCGGCGCCTATGTGCGGTTGGGTCAGAAAGACCGGGCGCTGGCGGTGCTGGACTTCCTGATGGCTGACCGCCGGCCCGAGGCCTGGAACGGCTGGGCCGAGGTGGTGGGCCGCGAAAAGCGCGAGCCGCGCTTCATCGGCGATATGCCGCACGCCTGGATCAGCTCGGACTATATCCGCTCGGCGCTGGATTTGTTCGCCTATGAGCGGGACCGCGACCATGCCCTGGTTCTGGCGGCCGGCGTACCGGAGGTGTGGCTGGATACCAAGGAAGGGGTCGGCGTGCGGGATCTGCGCACCGCCTATGGGCCTCTGACCTACGCTTATCGCAAAGAACGGCAAGGCTATGTTCTGACGCTGGGCGACGGCGCGACGCCGCCGGGCGGCTTCGTGCTGCAATGGCCGGCAGGGCAGGGGCGACCCGAGCGCGTTCGGATCGACGGCCGTGCGGCGGCGTGGGCGGGTGATGAGTTGGTCATTCCCGCAGACGCGCGGCGGGTCGTTTTAAACTGA
- a CDS encoding winged helix-turn-helix domain-containing protein gives MDANVRGADDEGAVRDPSIGAGILPNVLRRPVNAISIAMSLGVPRESARTKLAGLVERGILVRTDGCFVLRAEVSQSKPFKSAMEAFLLATVEFVDGLAMLNACGARDGDRVVTPAWPVAGLATRLMTAHVLKGIQHARSLKPEISLTTHYVLLWLSHLTGSALRVGHGEPDADRLGPLNPPFGPVSVIEVAKAARMDDETVRRHLGQLEKAGLVIRVAGKRDINLPDQTLIANWLDFQSRTILGTQQLVRKLYVAGVIVDRPSETIRLF, from the coding sequence GTGGATGCGAACGTCAGAGGCGCCGACGACGAAGGTGCGGTACGCGACCCTTCCATTGGAGCCGGCATTTTGCCGAACGTCCTGCGGCGGCCTGTCAATGCAATCAGCATCGCCATGTCCCTGGGCGTGCCGCGCGAGAGCGCGCGCACAAAACTGGCGGGCCTGGTGGAGCGGGGGATCTTGGTCCGGACGGACGGCTGCTTCGTCTTGCGCGCCGAGGTGTCGCAGTCGAAACCGTTCAAGTCCGCGATGGAAGCCTTCCTTTTGGCCACGGTGGAGTTCGTCGATGGGCTGGCGATGCTGAATGCATGCGGCGCCCGCGACGGCGACCGGGTCGTCACGCCAGCCTGGCCAGTCGCAGGTTTGGCCACGCGGCTGATGACGGCCCACGTCCTGAAAGGCATCCAGCACGCCCGGTCGCTGAAGCCCGAAATCAGCCTGACGACGCACTACGTCCTGCTCTGGCTGTCGCATCTCACCGGGAGCGCCTTGCGCGTTGGTCATGGCGAGCCGGACGCCGACCGTCTCGGCCCCCTGAACCCGCCGTTCGGGCCAGTGAGCGTGATCGAGGTCGCTAAGGCCGCCAGAATGGACGACGAAACGGTTCGCCGGCACCTGGGTCAGCTTGAAAAGGCAGGCCTGGTGATCCGGGTCGCGGGCAAGAGAGACATCAATCTGCCGGATCAGACCCTGATCGCGAACTGGCTCGATTTCCAAAGCCGGACGATCCTCGGCACGCAGCAACTGGTGCGCAAACTCTATGTCGCGGGCGTGATCGTCGATCGGCCAAGCGAAACCATCCGATTATTCTGA